The following coding sequences lie in one Crassostrea angulata isolate pt1a10 chromosome 10, ASM2561291v2, whole genome shotgun sequence genomic window:
- the LOC128168172 gene encoding prostaglandin E2 receptor EP4 subtype-like: MYVSYYNTTDVDNESTTSTEAVIAVTNSTPQHNFSTTTHIYENIAPVTLLFFFGVAGNIIAVLVLFCSSKTHKWRPFYKLVCGLAISDGGGILASYPIAEYRYISNFEYVFPKHLCDYLGFVFMFTLMSSAMIVCCMSIDRFFAIFFPFLYNTPTKNRRTWIMLGIVWILAGVLSSLHLYGLGASMNYYPGSWCFLDFIDMSVTSKVIYSYIYATTGAIVVIMTVFINFLVIIFFIRNKFSKTATKTKRNDLPVVLFLLAIVVLFTSCWAPLMVNVFQHATFSVSGQGKTELTFLRMAVTNSVIDPWLYILFRKENLVILVNFGNRLLGRNNSPRPSNTSRSRDSQKTNNETIKTVSTM, translated from the exons ATGTACGTATCCTATTACAATACAACAGACGTGGACAACGAATCCACTACTTCTACAGAGGCAGTCATTGCCGTCACCAATTCTACTCCTCAGCATAACTTCAGCACCACCACGCATATATACGAAAATATCGCTCCTGTCACCCTGTTGTTTTTCTTTGGAGTGGCTGGTAACATCATTGCTGTGCTCGTTCTGTTTTGTTCTTCAAAAACTCACAAATGGCGTCCGTTCTACAAACTCGTTTGTGGACTGGCCATTTCAGATGGTGGGGGAATACTTGCGTCCTACCCAATCGCCGAGTATCGATACATTTCTAATTTTGAATACGTGTTCCCCAAACATTTGTGCGATTACTTAGGATTCGTCTTCATGTTCACCTTAATGTCGTCTGCAATGATTGTCTGCTGCATGTCAATTGATCGCTTCTTTGCAATATTTTTCCCGTTCCTATACAACACTCCTACTAAGAATCGTCGAACTTGGATAATGCTGGGGATCGTCTGGATCTTAGCAGGAGTCCTTAGCTCTCTGCATCTGTATGGTTTGGGCGCGAGTATGAACTACTACCCAGGGTCCTGGTGTTTTCTGGACTTCATCGACATGTCGGTGACATCAAAGGTCATCTACTCCTACATCTACGCCACCACTGGAGCAATAGTTGTTATAATGACTGTGTTCATCAACTTCTTGGtgatcatttttttcatcaggAACAAGTTCAGCAAGACTGCCACGAAGACCAAGCGCAATGACCTTCCAGTGGTCCTCTTCCTGTTAGCGATCGTCGTACTCTTCACTTCCTGCTGGGCTCCACTTATG GTGAATGTATTTCAGCACGCGACGTTTTCTGTAAGTGGGCAGGGAAAAACAGAGCTCACTTTTTTGCGCATGGCCGTGACCAATTCGGTGATTGATCCATGGCTTTACATTTTGTTTCGGAAGGAGAATCTTGTAATCCTGGTAAATTTTGGGAATCGTTTACTTGGAAGAAACAACAGTCCACGGCCATCAAACACATCAAGATCGAGGGACTCTCAGAAAACAAACAACGAGACAATAAAAACAGTTAGTACCATGTAG
- the LOC128168175 gene encoding thioredoxin-like yields MKEIFTQDELDDLLRSAGQKLVIVDFWATWCGPCKVIGPMFRKLANDPEYEKDVIFASVDVDEANELAEEIGIECMPTIMFFKNCEKIDEMSGANKAKLVEKIEELRKR; encoded by the exons ATGAAGGAAATATTCACTCAG GACGAGTTGGATGATTTGCTGAGGAGCGCGGGACAGAAGCTGGTCATCGTTGACTTCTGGGCCACGTGGTGTGGACCGTGTAAGGTGATTGGGCCCATGTTCCGG AAACTTGCCAATGACCCAGAGTACGAGAAAGATGTAATATTCGCCTCCGTGGACGTGGATGAGGCTAAT GAGCTGGCTGAGGAAATAGGAATTGAGTGTATGCCAACgataatgtttttcaaaaactgTGAAAAG attgATGAAATGTCTGGTGCCAACAAAGCCAAACTCGTGGAGAAGATAGAGGAGCTCCGAAAGagatga